CGCGACCTTCATGGGCCAGTGGGGCCTGCGCGGCGCGCGCGGCGGCAAGGGCCTGTCGTACGAGGAGCTCGTCGAGACCGACGGCCGCCCGCGACTGCGCTACTGGGTCGACCGGCTGCAGACCGAGAACGTCCTCGAGGCGGCCGTGGTCTACGGCTACTACCCGTGCGTCAGCAAGGACGACGACCTCGTCGTGCTCACCGAGGACGGCGGCGAGAGCTGCCGGTTCACCTTCCCGCGGCAGCGTCGTGAGCGCCGACTGTGCCTCGCCGACTTCTTCCGCGCCGAGGACAGCGGCGAGCGCGACGTCGTGGGCTTCACCCTCGTGACCGTCGGCAACAGGATCAGCGAGTACGCGAACGAGCTGTTCGCCGCCAACGCCTACCGCGACTACCTCGAGGTGCACGGGCTCTCGGTGCAGCTGACCGAGGCCCTCGCGGAGTACTGGCACCGGCGCATGCGCCAGGAGCTGCAACTCCCCGACGGCACCGCACTGGCCGCCGAGGACCCTGACGACGTCGAGGAGTTCTTCAAGCTCGGCTACCGCGGCGCCAGGTTCTCCCTCGGCTATGGCGCGTGCCCCGACCTCGAGGACCGGGCGAAGATTGTCACGCTGCTGAAGCCGGAGCGCATCGGCGTCGAGCTCTCGGAGGAGTTCCAGCTCCACCCGGAGCAGTCGACCGACGCGATCGTCCTGCACCACCCCGAGGCGAAGTACTTCAACGCCCGCTGACCCGCTCGCTCTCCTGTCCCCGCCTTGTCCCGTTGATCACGTTAACGTGATCAACGGGGACTTCACCTCGTGCCGGGACGAGGTGAGGTCCACGTTCGCTGGGTTAACGTGATCATTTCCGAGGGGCGCCAGGGCGGCGGCGGCGGACCGTGAGGGTCACGGCGCGGACCACCAGGCCCACGGCGAAGACGGCCAGGCCCGTTAGTACCGCGGTGCGCGGGAGGGTCGCGGCCAGGCCCAGGCAGCCGAGCAGGCCGAGCACGTTGAGGGCGCGGGGCCAACGGCGCTGGTCGGCGGGCTGGGTGAACGCGGCGACGTTCGCGACGGCGTAGTAGACGAGCACGCCGAACGACGAGAAGCCGATCGCGTGGCGCAGGTCGGTGGAGACCACGAGCGCCCCCACCACCGCGGCGAGTGCGACCTCGGCGCGGTGCGGCACGTGGGTGCGGGGGTGGATCGCCGCGAGGCGGTGGGGGAGGTCGCGTTCCCTGGCCATGGCCAGCGCGGTACGGCCGACGCCGGCCATGAGCGCCAGCAGCGCGCCGAGGGCCGCCAGGGCCGCGCCGACCCTGACCACGGGCTCGACCGCGGGGACACCCGCGGTGCCGGCGGCCGCGGCGAGCGGTGACGCGGTGCCGGCGAGCCCGTCGGGACCGGCGACGAGCAGCGCGGCGACCGCCACGACGGCGTAGACGCCGACGGCGACGAGCAGGGCGAGCGGGATCGCCCGCGGCAGGGTGGTCGCCGGGTCGCGGACCTCCTCGCCCATCGTCGCCATCCGCGCGTACCCGGCGAACGCGAAGAACAGCAGGCCTGCCGCCTGCAGGATCCCGTACGCGCCGGCCGGACCGCCCGGCCGCCACTCCGCGAGGTGGCCGGCGTCCGCCGTACCGCTGCCGAGCATCGCCGCCACGAACACCGCCAGGGCGAGCAGGGTGCAGGTGACGAGGATCCGCGCCGCGGTGACCGTCCGGGTGACGCCGCGGTAGTTCAGGGCCGCCAACGCGATCACGGCGACGAGCGCGACCCCGCGACGCAGCCAGTCGGGTCCGGGGACGGCGTACGACGCGAAGGTCAGCGCCATCGCGGCGCACGAGGCGGTCTTGCCGACGACGAAGCCCCAGCCTGCGACGAACCCCCACCAGTGACCGAGGCGTTCGCGGCCGTAGACGTACGTGCCGCCCGACACGGGATACGCGGCGGCGAGCTGGGCGGAGGAGACGGCGTTGCAGTACGCGACGAACGCTGCGACCGCGAGGCCGGCGAGCAGGCCGGCACCCGCCGCGTCCGCCGCGGGACCGAAGACCGCGAAGACGCCGGCGCCGATCATCGAGCTCAGCCCGATGACGACCGCGTCACCGGTGCCGAGCCGCCTGGCGAGCTCACCGGGTCGCGACGTCATGAGAGTCCTCCACGAGGTCGGGATGAGTGACCGTCTGGCCACCGTCCGAGACGAACGCTCCGTCTCACGTCTCGCCCGACGACCACCAGGCCGGTACGTTACCGATCGTCCAGTCGCTGGTCGGGGACGGAGGTGGTCGTCGATGCTGGTCGGTCGGAGGGTCAGGGCGAGGTCCGCGGTGTTCGTCGCGGTCGCCGCCCTGGTCGCGGGCGTGGCGGGATGCGCGGGCGGCGACGGCGTGGGTGGCGACGGGGCAGGCGACTCAGGCGACACCCTGGTGCTCGGCACTGCGGCCGACCCGGTGACGCTCGACGGCACGTTCGTCACCGACGGTGAGTCGATGCGGCCGATCCGGCAGATCTTCGACACGCTCGTCACCCACGAGCCCGGCGGCGCACGGGTCGTGCCGTCGCTCGCCGAGCGGTGGGAGAACTCCAGGGGCGGGAAGACCTGGACGTTCCACCTCGAGGACGACGTCACCTTCACCGACGGCACGACCCTCGACGCCGAGGCGGTGTGCGCCAACTTCGACCGCTGGTTCGGCTTCCGCGACGCGGTCACGCAGACGTCCGCCTCGTACTTCCAGACGGTGTTCGGCGCGTTCGCCGACAAGAAGGCCGACGGCATCTACGGGTCGTGCGCGGCGGACGACGCCACCACCGTCACGCTGAACCTCACCAGGCCGTCCGCGTCGCTGCTGGCCGCGCTCACCCTGCCCGCGTTCGCCATCGCGAGCCCGACCGCGCTGGAGAAGTACCAGGCCGACAAGGTCGGCGGCTCGCCCGATCAGCCCCGCTTCGAGGGCACCTTCGGCAACAAGTACCCGATCGGCAGCGGCCCGTTCAAGCTGGCGAGCTGGAGCCGCGGCGACAAGCTGGTGCTCGTCCGCAACGACGACTACTGGGGTCGCAAACCGAGGCTCGCGAAGGTCGTGCTCAAGCCGATCGCCGACAACGCGGCACGCCGGCAGGCGCTGGAGACCGGTGCGATCGACGGGTACGAGGACGTGCCGCCCAGTGACGTGTCGGCGCTGCGCGACAAGGACTTCCAGATGCTCGAGCGCCCGGCGTTCACGGTCGCGTACATCGGCTTCAACCAGAAGAAGAAGCCGCTCGACAACCTGAAGATCCGCCAGGCGATCGCGTACGCGATCGACCGCAAGGCGCTGATCAGGGCGAAGTACGGCAGTAGCGCGGTGGTGGCCGACCAATTCCTGCCGAAGGACCTGTTCGGCTACGCCCCGAAGGTCCAGCGGTACGCCCACGACCCCGCCAAGGCGAAACAGTTGATCAAGGAGTCCGGCGTCCGCGACCCGACGCTGGAGTTCTGGTACCCAACCAACGTCAACCGCTCGTACATGCCCGACCCACAGGCGAACTTCCAGGCGTTCACACGCGATCTGGAGGCGGTCGGCTTCACCGTGGTACCGAAGACCGCGCCGTGGGACTCCGGGTACCTGACCGCACGCAGCGGCGGCAGGGCGCCGATGTCGCTCAGCGGCTGGATCGCGGACTTCCCCGACCCCGACAACTTCCTCGGGTCGTTCTTCCTGGCCAGTGACCCGGGAGCGATGAACCCGGGCGCCGACGTACGGAAAGCACTCGTGGAAGCACGCTCGGAGACCGACCAGGCGAAGCGCACCGGCATGTACCAGGAGATCAACCGCACGATCATGGAGCGGCTGCCCGGGATCCCGTACGCCAGCACGGGATCGGTGATCGCTCTCGACCCGAAGGTGAAGGGGTACAAGGCCGGCCCGGTGGGCGGAGACAGCTACGTCGACCTCAGTGTGGGTTGAATCGTTATCTCATCGGGACAGACTACGGACTGCCCACATGTTGGCCGCGGCTGGCGCGGCCGACTAGTGTGCGGCGAGATCTGCGCGCCGAGATCCGGTGCACGTCCAGTTCGAGGTGAGCTATGCAGCGAATCATGACCCGGTCCAAGGCGATGATCGGGATCGCGTTGGCCGGCTTGTTGGCCGTCACCGCGGCCGGCTGCGCCGGTGGCGACGACGGCAGCAACGGCAGCGAAGGTGGCGGCGACGCCGCGTCGACGTTCGTGTACGCCGCGTCGGCCGACCCGATCACGCTGGACGGTGCGTACGTCAGCGACGGCGAGTCGCTGCGACCGATCCGACAGATCTTCGACACGCTCGTCACGACCAAGCCGGGCACCACCACCCTCGCGCCTCAACTCGCGAAGTCGTGGAAGCCCGACGCGTCCAGCAAGGTCTGGACCTTCAACCTCGAGGAGGGCGTCAAGTTCACCGACGGCACCGCCCTCGACGCGGACGCCGTCTGTGCGAACTTCGAGCGGTGGTTCGGCTTCAAGAGCCCCGCACAGCAGACCGCGGCGTACTACTGGGCGACCGTGTTCACCAGCTTCAAGGACAAGGCGAAGGACAGCCTGTTCAAGTCGTGCGAGGCCACGGACGCCACGACGGTCGTCGTGTCCCTGACCAAGGGTTCCGCGTCGTTCATCTCGGCGATGACGATGCCGTCGTTCTCGATCGCGAGCCCGACCGCGTTGGAGAAGTACAAGGCCGACGAGGTCGGCGGGTCGCCGGAGCAGCCGCAGTTCAAGGGCACCTTCGGCAACAAGAACCCGATCGGCAGCGGGCCGTTCATGCTGGAGAGCTGGAACCGCGGCGACAAGCTGACGCTCGTCCGCAACGACGACTACTGGGGCAAGAAGGCGTCACTCGAGAAGGTCATCGTCCGGTCGATCCCGGACGGCACCGCTCGTCGCCAGGCGCTGGAGTCCGGCGAGATCGACGGCTACGACAACGCGGCCCCCGGCGACATCCAGCCGCTGAAGGACAAGGGCTTCCAGCTCCTCGAACGCCCCGCCTTCAACGTCGCCTACGTCGGCTTCCAGCAGGAGAAGAAGCCGTTCGACGACCCGTTGGTACGGCAGGCCGTCGCCCACGCGCTCAACAAGAAGGCCCTGCTCAAGGCCAAGTACCCGCCAGGCGCGCAGGAGGCCAAGGAGTTCGTCCCGCCGACGCTGAACGGCTTCGCCGACGACGTGCCGACGTACGACTACGACCCGGCAAAGGCGAAGCAGCTGCTGAAGCAGTCGGGCGACCCGAACCCCACCGTGGAGTTCTGGTACCCGACGAACGTCTCCCGCCCTTACATGCCCGACCCGCAGGCGAACTTCCAGGCCTTCAAGCGCGACCTGGAGGCGGTCGGCTTCAAGGTGAAGCCGAAGAGCATGCCGTGGGACAGCGGCTACACCACCACCCTGCAGGCCGGCAGGGCGCCGATGTACCTGCTGGGCTGGAACGGCGACTTCGGTGACGCGGACAACTTCATCGGCACCTTCTTCCAGGGTGACCAGCCGCAGTTCGGCGTGAAGAAGTCCTCGAAGATGACCGAGCTGCTCAACGCGGCGGAGACCGAGACCGACCCCGCCAAGCGCACCGAGATCTATAAGGACGCCAACCGCGAGATCATGAAGAACGTGCCAGGCGTGCCGTACGTCAACGTCGTCGGGTCGATCCCGCTCGACAAGAAGGTGAAGG
Above is a window of Streptosporangiales bacterium DNA encoding:
- a CDS encoding ABC transporter substrate-binding protein gives rise to the protein MLVGRRVRARSAVFVAVAALVAGVAGCAGGDGVGGDGAGDSGDTLVLGTAADPVTLDGTFVTDGESMRPIRQIFDTLVTHEPGGARVVPSLAERWENSRGGKTWTFHLEDDVTFTDGTTLDAEAVCANFDRWFGFRDAVTQTSASYFQTVFGAFADKKADGIYGSCAADDATTVTLNLTRPSASLLAALTLPAFAIASPTALEKYQADKVGGSPDQPRFEGTFGNKYPIGSGPFKLASWSRGDKLVLVRNDDYWGRKPRLAKVVLKPIADNAARRQALETGAIDGYEDVPPSDVSALRDKDFQMLERPAFTVAYIGFNQKKKPLDNLKIRQAIAYAIDRKALIRAKYGSSAVVADQFLPKDLFGYAPKVQRYAHDPAKAKQLIKESGVRDPTLEFWYPTNVNRSYMPDPQANFQAFTRDLEAVGFTVVPKTAPWDSGYLTARSGGRAPMSLSGWIADFPDPDNFLGSFFLASDPGAMNPGADVRKALVEARSETDQAKRTGMYQEINRTIMERLPGIPYASTGSVIALDPKVKGYKAGPVGGDSYVDLSVG
- a CDS encoding ABC transporter substrate-binding protein, coding for MQRIMTRSKAMIGIALAGLLAVTAAGCAGGDDGSNGSEGGGDAASTFVYAASADPITLDGAYVSDGESLRPIRQIFDTLVTTKPGTTTLAPQLAKSWKPDASSKVWTFNLEEGVKFTDGTALDADAVCANFERWFGFKSPAQQTAAYYWATVFTSFKDKAKDSLFKSCEATDATTVVVSLTKGSASFISAMTMPSFSIASPTALEKYKADEVGGSPEQPQFKGTFGNKNPIGSGPFMLESWNRGDKLTLVRNDDYWGKKASLEKVIVRSIPDGTARRQALESGEIDGYDNAAPGDIQPLKDKGFQLLERPAFNVAYVGFQQEKKPFDDPLVRQAVAHALNKKALLKAKYPPGAQEAKEFVPPTLNGFADDVPTYDYDPAKAKQLLKQSGDPNPTVEFWYPTNVSRPYMPDPQANFQAFKRDLEAVGFKVKPKSMPWDSGYTTTLQAGRAPMYLLGWNGDFGDADNFIGTFFQGDQPQFGVKKSSKMTELLNAAETETDPAKRTEIYKDANREIMKNVPGVPYVNVVGSIPLDKKVKGYVPDPLTNERFNTITIEE
- a CDS encoding amino acid permease produces the protein MTSRPGELARRLGTGDAVVIGLSSMIGAGVFAVFGPAADAAGAGLLAGLAVAAFVAYCNAVSSAQLAAAYPVSGGTYVYGRERLGHWWGFVAGWGFVVGKTASCAAMALTFASYAVPGPDWLRRGVALVAVIALAALNYRGVTRTVTAARILVTCTLLALAVFVAAMLGSGTADAGHLAEWRPGGPAGAYGILQAAGLLFFAFAGYARMATMGEEVRDPATTLPRAIPLALLVAVGVYAVVAVAALLVAGPDGLAGTASPLAAAAGTAGVPAVEPVVRVGAALAALGALLALMAGVGRTALAMARERDLPHRLAAIHPRTHVPHRAEVALAAVVGALVVSTDLRHAIGFSSFGVLVYYAVANVAAFTQPADQRRWPRALNVLGLLGCLGLAATLPRTAVLTGLAVFAVGLVVRAVTLTVRRRRPGAPRK